One window of Salminus brasiliensis chromosome 16, fSalBra1.hap2, whole genome shotgun sequence genomic DNA carries:
- the LOC140537048 gene encoding olfactory receptor 2AT4-like encodes MQSPTNSIQNDSLIHPQGFYIMGLISMPYTNVYVMFLTLLYVISTISNCFVICIICIDHHLHVPKFIAVGNLAVVDLVLSTSLILAMIKIYLFKDNFVEYKLCLVQMYMYYSFLTLEAFSIAVLAFDRLVAICFPLRQNAINSSTTMTVIVAAMWALSHGVTMLAVSTMTYLSFCNSVQVSSYFCDYAPVFRLACNDVSLQWTIATVLILVCNVVPLSFIVLSYTCILISVFQMKNVESRFKALATCTEHLILVAIFYIPMCIIFMIGLFRVAINQDLRIVGLSLCSFIPPCTNPIIYSLKTKELRSRVYFLFQRTFHVQRHSIRPHNK; translated from the coding sequence ATGCAGAGCCCAACAAATTCAATTCAGAATGATTCTCTGATTCATCCTCAAGGCTTTTATATCATGGGTCTCATCTCTATGCCTTACACAAATGTATATGTCATGTTCCTAACTCTGCTTTATGTCATATCCACCATTTCTAACTGCTTTGTTATCTGTATTATTTGTATTGATCATCATTTGCATGTCCCCAAGTTCATTGCAGTGGGGAACCTAGCAGTGGTTGATTTGGTCCTCAGTACATCGCTTATCCTTGCAATGATTAAGATCTATCTGTTTAAAGACAATTTTGTGGAATATAAATTGTGCTTGGTACAAATGTACATGTACTATTCCTTTTTAACACTTGAAGCATTTTCAATTGCTGTGCTTGCTTTTGACCGGTTAGTTGCAATATGTTTCCCATTGAGACAGAATGCCATTAACAGTTCAACCACCATGACTGTTATTGTAGCTGCAATGTGGGCATTAAGCCATGGAGTCACAATGCTTGCTGTTTCAACTATGACTTATCTGTCCTTCTGTAATTCAGTTCAGGTCagcagttatttctgtgactatGCACCAGTCTTCAGATTAGCTTGTAATGATGTTTCACTGCAGTGGACAATCGCTACGGTCTTGATTTTAGTATGTAATGTTGTACCTCTGAGCTTCATAGTTCTGtcttacacatgcattttaatTTCTGTATTCCAAATGAAAAACGTGGAAAGTAGGTTTAAGGCACTTGCCACATGCACAGAACATCTTATACTTGTGGCAATTTTCTATATTCCTATGTGTATCATTTTTATGATTGGACTTTTCAGAGTTGCGATCAACCAGGATCTGAGAATAGTGGGTTTGTCACTATGTTCCTTCATCCCACCCTGTACAAACCCCATCATCTATTCACTAAAAACCAAAGAGCTCAGGAGCAGAGTCTATTTTCTGTTTCAAAGAACATTTCATGTTCAGCGACATTCTATTCGTCCCCACAACAAATGA
- the LOC140537251 gene encoding olfactory receptor 2AT4-like → MQSPTNSIQNDSLIHPQGFYIMGLISMPYANVYVMFLTLLHIISTISNCFVICIICIDRHLHVPKFIAVGNLAVVDLVLSTSLILAMIKIYLFKDNFMEYKLCLVQMYMYYSFLTLEAFSIAVLAFDRLVAICFPLRQNAINSPTTMTVIVAAMWALSHGVIMLAVSTMTYLSFCNSVQVSSYFCDYGPVFRLACNDVSLQWTIATVLVLVCNLVPLSFIVLSYTCILISVFRMKNVESRFKALATCTEHLILVAIFYIPMCIIFMFGLFRVAINQDLRIVGLSLCSFIPPCTNPIIYSLKTKELRSRLYFLFQRLSVQRHSIRPHK, encoded by the coding sequence ATGCAGAGCCCAACAAATTCAATTCAGAATGATTCTCTGATTCATCCTCAAGGCTTTTATATCATGGGTCTTATCTCTATGCCTTACGCAAATGTATATGTCATGTTCCTAACTCTGCTTCATATCATATCCACCATTTCTAACTGCTTTGTTATCTGTATTATTTGTATTGATCGTCATTTGCATGTCCCCAAGTTCATTGCAGTGGGGAACCTAGCAGTGGTTGATTTGGTCCTCAGTACATCGCTTATCCTTGCAATGATTAAGATCTATCTGTTTAAAGACAATTTTATGGAATATAAATTGTGCTTGGTACAAATGTACATGTACTATTCCTTTTTAACACTTGAAGCATTTTCCATTGCTGTGCTTGCTTTTGACCGGTTAGTTGCAATATGTTTCCCATTGAGACAGAATGCCATTAACAGTCCAACCACCATGACTGTTATTGTAGCTGCAATGTGGGCATTAAGCCATGGTGTCATAATGCTTGCTGTTTCAACTATGACTTATCTGTCCTTCTGTAATTCAGTTCAGGTCagcagttatttctgtgactatGGACCAGTCTTCAGATTAGCTTGTAATGATGTTTCACTGCAGTGGACCATTGCCACGGTCTTGGTTTTAGTCTGTAATCTAGTACCTCTGAGCTTCATAGTTCTGtcttacacatgcattttaatTTCTGTATTCCGAATGAAAAACGTGGAAAGTAGGTTTAAGGCACTTGCCACATGCACAGAACATCTTATACTTGTGGCAATTTTCTATATTCCTATGTGTATCATTTTTATGTTTGGACTTTTCAGAGTTGCGATCAACCAAGATCTGAGAATAGTGGGTTTGTCACTATGTTCCTTCATCCCACCCTGTACAAACCCCATCATCTATTCACTAAAAACCAAAGAGCTCAGGAGCAGACTCTATTTTCTGTTTCAAAGACTTTCTGTTCAGAGACATTCTATTCGTccccacaaataa